Genomic window (Phormidium ambiguum IAM M-71):
GCGCTTCTTCAAAAGATACGGGATTGTAGCAACCAGCATGACGGTAGTAGACTAAACCACTTTTAAGCATTTCCTCTTGAAAATCAATATCACCCAAACTGTTGCGGACAAAAACCTCTGCTATGATGTGACCGTCTTTGTTAGTTTTTACAGGCGTTACTTTGACTGTTCCGTTGGCTGCATCGACAAGCGATCGCAATTTAGCTTGAGACAACTGAGCAAATGATTGTCCTGGTTTACCAGATGGTGCAACTTCAGGAATAGCAATGCCGCATAATTGTACTTGCTGGTTTTGATTACCTCGGCGGACAAGCATCGTAGCGCCATCAATGATGCTGGTTACTTGCCAGGTTTCGGATGAAGGGGCTTCTTGTCGCCCTGGTTGCTCAAACATCAGCTTTGTTTTCGTAGTAGCGGGCTGTTGGTAGTGCCAGAACAGATAACCAACTATAGCTGCGATCGGTAAAACGTTAATCCACTTGTTCATGGGAAACTTAAATGAGTACCTTATTAGTGTTCCCTCGACCTGTTTTTAACCGATACTTTCAATCATTGTTTTGTGGTTTGACTCCCCAGTTTTTGATCCGTTCTTCACAATCTTTTTTAGCCTCCTCCAAACTGTTGAAATAATGACCAAATCCATACCCGCCAACTTCTAGGTTATGGCAGTAAACCCTGCTGTGTCTTCAGG
Coding sequences:
- a CDS encoding thermonuclease family protein, translated to MNKWINVLPIAAIVGYLFWHYQQPATTKTKLMFEQPGRQEAPSSETWQVTSIIDGATMLVRRGNQNQQVQLCGIAIPEVAPSGKPGQSFAQLSQAKLRSLVDAANGTVKVTPVKTNKDGHIIAEVFVRNSLGDIDFQEEMLKSGLVYYRHAGCYNPVSFEEAQKLAIAAKAGVWNQPKSNKLRDAQH